A genomic segment from Echeneis naucrates chromosome 20, fEcheNa1.1, whole genome shotgun sequence encodes:
- the sec61g gene encoding protein transport protein Sec61 subunit gamma — protein sequence MDQVMQFVEPSRQFVKDSIRLVKRCTKPDRKEFQKIAMATAIGFAIMGFIGFFVKLIHIPINNIIVGG from the exons ATGGATCAGGTGATGCAGTTTGTTGAGCCCAGCCGGCAGTTCGTCAAAGACTCCATCAGGCTGGTGAAAAGATGCACAAAGCCCGACAGAAAAG AATTCCAGAAGATTGCCATGGCCACAGCGATTGGGTTTGCCATTATGGGTTTCATCGGTTTCTTTGTCAAACTCATTCACATTCCCATCAACAACATCATTGT cgGCGGTTAA
- the LOC115060638 gene encoding retinol dehydrogenase 12 isoform X1 gives MPCSVCCNRWSSQERLDGKTVIITGANTGIGKETARDLARRGARIIMACRDLERAEEARRDILEDTGNENVVIRKLDLSDTKSIRAFAELIIKEEKQLNILINNAGVMMCPYSKTADGFELQLGVNHLGHVLLTYLLLDLIKHSAPARIVVVASVAHTWTGLRLDDINSERSYDTMKAYGQSKLANVLFARSLAKRLQGTGVSVFSLHPGVVQSDLWRHQHQCIQVAVKIFRIFTKTTVEGAQTTIYCAVEAGLESQSGGYFSDCAPARCSRTASDDDLAQQLWEITCNMLGITWQ, from the exons ATGCCGTGCAG TGTGTGCTGTAACCGCTGGTCGTCTCAGGAGAGGCTTGATGGGAAAACAGTGATCATCACTGGAGCCAACACTGGAATAGGCAAAGAAACTGCCAGAGATCTGGCCAGAAGAG GAGCACGCATCATCATGGCGTGCAGAGACCTGGAGAGGGCAGAGGAAGCTCGGAGGGACATCTTGGAAGACACAGGAAATGAGAACGTTGTCATCAGGAAACTGGATCTGTCTGACACCAAGTCCATCAGAGCATTTGCTGAACTAATTATTAAAG AGGAGAAACAACTAAATATTCTCATAAACAATGCGGGTGTTATGATGTGTCCATACTCCAAGACCGCAGATGGTTTTGAACTTCAGTTAGGCGTCAATCATTTAG GTCACGTCCTGTTGACTTACCTGCTGCTGGACCTCATCAAGCATTCAGCTCCGGCCCGGATTGTTGTTGTGGCGTCAGTAGCTCACACCTGGACAGGCCTTCGGCTGGATGACATCAACAGTGAGCGGAGTTATGATACCATGAAGGCTTATGGACAGAGCAAGCTGGCTAACGTCCTGTTTGCACGCTCTCTTGCCAAACGATTACAAG GCACCGGGGTGAGCGTGTTCTCTCTGCACCCGGGGGTGGTGCAGTCTGACCTGTGGAGGCACCAACACCAGTGTATCCAGGTGGCAGTGAAGATTTTCAGGATTTTCACCAAGACAACGGTGGAGGGAGCGCAGACCACCATTTACTGTGCTGTGGAGGCAGGCCTGGAGAGCCAGAGTGGAGGGTACTTCAG tgacTGCGCCCCTGCAAGGTGCTCTCGGACTGCCTCTGATGATGACCTGGCCCAGCAACTGTGGGAAATCACTTGCAATATGTTAGGAATCACCTGGcaatga
- the LOC115060638 gene encoding retinol dehydrogenase 12 isoform X2 yields MACRDLERAEEARRDILEDTGNENVVIRKLDLSDTKSIRAFAELIIKEEKQLNILINNAGVMMCPYSKTADGFELQLGVNHLGHVLLTYLLLDLIKHSAPARIVVVASVAHTWTGLRLDDINSERSYDTMKAYGQSKLANVLFARSLAKRLQGTGVSVFSLHPGVVQSDLWRHQHQCIQVAVKIFRIFTKTTVEGAQTTIYCAVEAGLESQSGGYFSDCAPARCSRTASDDDLAQQLWEITCNMLGITWQ; encoded by the exons ATGGCGTGCAGAGACCTGGAGAGGGCAGAGGAAGCTCGGAGGGACATCTTGGAAGACACAGGAAATGAGAACGTTGTCATCAGGAAACTGGATCTGTCTGACACCAAGTCCATCAGAGCATTTGCTGAACTAATTATTAAAG AGGAGAAACAACTAAATATTCTCATAAACAATGCGGGTGTTATGATGTGTCCATACTCCAAGACCGCAGATGGTTTTGAACTTCAGTTAGGCGTCAATCATTTAG GTCACGTCCTGTTGACTTACCTGCTGCTGGACCTCATCAAGCATTCAGCTCCGGCCCGGATTGTTGTTGTGGCGTCAGTAGCTCACACCTGGACAGGCCTTCGGCTGGATGACATCAACAGTGAGCGGAGTTATGATACCATGAAGGCTTATGGACAGAGCAAGCTGGCTAACGTCCTGTTTGCACGCTCTCTTGCCAAACGATTACAAG GCACCGGGGTGAGCGTGTTCTCTCTGCACCCGGGGGTGGTGCAGTCTGACCTGTGGAGGCACCAACACCAGTGTATCCAGGTGGCAGTGAAGATTTTCAGGATTTTCACCAAGACAACGGTGGAGGGAGCGCAGACCACCATTTACTGTGCTGTGGAGGCAGGCCTGGAGAGCCAGAGTGGAGGGTACTTCAG tgacTGCGCCCCTGCAAGGTGCTCTCGGACTGCCTCTGATGATGACCTGGCCCAGCAACTGTGGGAAATCACTTGCAATATGTTAGGAATCACCTGGcaatga
- the LOC115061359 gene encoding retinol dehydrogenase 12 gives MLFYLDISLLRALFINNCSSDVNLEGKTAIVTGANTGIGKAIAKDLASRGARVILACRSMARGEQAASDILREVKGAKVVARQLDLADTKSICLFAENIYNTEKALHYLINNAGMAMCSYATTADGFEMQFGVNHLGHFFLTFLLLDLLKHSAPSRVINLSSAAHALGKIQFDDLSGAKSYHPVKAYAQSKLANILFTRELAKRTEVLGVTAYAVDPGIVNTEITRHLRRPLLDISKYFSFLVRTPAEGASTAIYCTVTPENQLLNGGYYSNCRSSQSCRAGQDDGTALKLWAVSCHLLGICWR, from the exons atgctATTCTACCTTGACATCTCTTTACTTAGGGCTCTGTTTATCAATAACTGCTCTTCGGATGTGAATCTGGAGGGAAAAACAGCAATAGTAACGGGAGCAAACACTGGAATTGGAAAAGCGATCGCTAAAGACCTGGCCAGCAGAG GTGCACGGGTGATTTTGGCGTGCAGAAGCATGGCGAGAGGAGAGCAAGCTGCTTCTGATATCTTGAGGGAGGTGAAGGGAGCCAAGGTAGTCGCCAGGCAACTGGATCTGGCTGACACCAAATCGATCTGCCTGTTTGCTGAGAACATCTACAATA CTGAAAAAGCTCTTCACTACCTGATTAACAACGCAGGCATGGCCATGTGTTCTTATGCAACAACAGCCGATGGATTTGAGATGCAGTTTGGAGTCAATCACTTGG GTCATTTCTTCCTgacctttctgctgctggatTTGCTGAAGCACTCAGCCCCGTCCCGAGTGATCAACTTGTCGTCTGCAGCTCACGCCCTGGGCAAGATCCAGTTTGATGACCTCAGCGGTGCGAAGAGCTATCACCCTGTCAAGGCCTACGCGCAGAGCAAGCTGGCCAACATCCTGTTCACCAGAGAGCTGGCCAAGAGGACCGAGG TTCTTGGTGTGACGGCGTACGCAGTGGACCCCGGGATAGTGAACACTGAAATAACCCGGCACTTAAGGCGTCCCCTACTGGATATAAGCAAATACTTCAGCTTTCTGGTCAGGACCCCAGCAGAGGGAGCCAGCACTGCCATCTACTGCACCGTCACTCCTGAGAACCAGCTGCTCAATGGAGGCTACTACAG CAACTGCAGGAGCTCTCAGAGCTGCAGGGCAGGTCAAGATGATGGCACAGCCCTGAAGTTATGGGCTGTGAGCTGCCACCTGCTGGGCATCTGCTGGAGATAA